From the Solanum lycopersicum chromosome 10, SLM_r2.1 genome, one window contains:
- the LOC101258317 gene encoding metacaspase-9 yields MEKVGKKLAVLVGCNYENTPYRLHGCHNDVLAMRDVLVNRFGFDSQHIELLMDKSGSPIMPTGVNIKKALNKMVDEAEQGDILYFHFSGHGTLTGKKNQEEAIIPCDFNYITNVDIRKIVNRVPQGATFTILSDSCHSGGLIDKEKEQIGPSHHKPEKNSYVSVPNKSGSTSKSYYSKPKFIPHETILEYLTSLTNINTSNIGTHMLQLFGNDASVMFSLPQLELDLLKPLKQDEGILLSGCQANEECEDVGGIENENKAYGAFSHAILIVLEKNCDPISYKELVMKSRYVLENDEHIKTQHPCLYCSDENAQALFLSQG; encoded by the exons atggaaaaagttgGTAAAAAATTAGCAGTTCTAGTTGGTTGCAACTATGAAAATACACCTTACAG GTTACATGGATGTCACAACGATGTTTTAGCCATGAGAGATGTGCTAGTAAATCGATTCGGGTTCGATTCACAGCACATTGAATTGCTCATGGATAAATCAGGGAGTCCAATTATGCCTACTGGAGTTAATATTAAGAAAGCACTTAATAAAATGGTTGATGAAGCTGAACAAGGtgatattttgtattttcattttaGTGGTCATGGTACATTGACTGGAAAAAAGAATCAAGAAGAAGCAATAATTCCATGTGATTTCAATTATATTACTA ATGTGGATATTCGAAAAATAGTGAATCGAGTACCACAAGGAGCAACATTCACAATCCTTTCAGATTCTTGCCATAGTGGAGGCCTAATTGACAAAGAGAAAGAGCAAATTGGACCATCTCACCACAAACCCGAAAAAAACAGCTACGTCTCAGTCCCGAACAAGTCAGGATCGACATCAAAATCTTATTACTCCAAGCCTAAATTCATCCCACATGAAACAATCTTGGAATATCTAACATCATTAACAAACATTAACACCTCAAATATTGGAACACACATGTTACAACTATTTGGGAATGATGCTAGTGTTATGTTCTCTTTGCCTCAATTGGAGTTAGATTTATTGAAGCCACTTAAACAAGATGAGGGTATTTTGTTAAGTGGATGTCAAgctaatgaagaatgtgaagaTGTTGGAggaattgaaaatgaaaataaagcttATGGGGCATTTAGTCATGCAATCTTAATTGTGTTGGAAAAAAATTGTGACCCTATTAGTTACAAAGAGTTGGTGATGAAGTCTAGGtatgttttggaaaatgatGAACATATTAAGACTCAACACCCTTGCCTCTATTGTAGTGATGAGAATGCTCAAGCACTTTTTTTGAGCCAAGGTTGA